A single region of the Nicotiana sylvestris chromosome 6, ASM39365v2, whole genome shotgun sequence genome encodes:
- the LOC104234803 gene encoding transcription factor GAMYB-like isoform X1: MIMTSESDDRMTSNVGVDSPSVEEACGGGNTGGGLPLKKGPWTSAEDAILVDYVTKHGEGNWNAVQKHSGLARCGKSCRLRWANHLRPDLKKGAFTPEEERRIIELHAKMGNKWARMAADLPGRTDNEIKNYWNTRIKRRQRAGLPVYPPDICFQAISENKQNEELGAFSSTDAQYPDFLPMNNYEIPAVEFKNLEFNQQLCPPPLLDIPSGSLLDIPARSLLAQGLNSAYYSRSFLSTVHPTKRMRGSESVFSGLNDDSSPLKNDDSFPSCHQYQNDGSLLAQSLGFSSSYYRNLTSDHHPASLGVIPGSHAHLNGNSSSSEPSRAKKLELPSLQSQMASWGLSSSPLPSLESVDTLIQSPPTDQTESCNLSPRNSGLLDAVLYEAQTMRASKNNLQQESSGDVVDNSCPDLHETGWETYGDPISPLGHSAASVFSEYTPTSGSSSEEPQLVTMPGCKVKQEKFDFGPYDGKDDASNPIFSRPDYLLDSNCFSPMQNYVRTIWR, from the exons ATGATTATGACAAGTGAAAGCGATGACAGGATGACATCAAATGTTGGTGTGGATTCGCCATCTGTCGAAGAAGCCTGTGGTGGAGGAAATACCGGAGGAGGTCTACCACTAAAAAAAGGCCCCTGGACTTCTGCAGAAGATGCAATTTTAGTGGATTACGTCACGAAACACGGTGAGGGGAACTGGAATGCCGTCCAGAAGCACTCAGGACTTGCTCGATGTGGTAAAAGTTGCCGTTTGCGGTGGGCCAATCACCTGAGACCAGATTTAAAGAAAGGCGCTTTCACTCCTGAGGAAGAGCGCCGCATAATTGAACTGCATGCTAAGATGGGAAACAAATGGGCACGAATGGCTGCTGAT TTGCCCGGGCGCACAGATAATGAGATAAAGAACTACTGGAATACCAGAATAAAGAGACGACAGCGTGCAGGCTTGCCAGTTTACCCTCCAGATATTTGTTTTCAGGCAATTAGCGAAAACAAGCAAAATGAGGAGTTGGGTGCATTCTCCTCTACAGATGCACAATATCCTGATTTCTTACCAATGAACAATTATGAGATTCCAGCAGTGGAGTTCAAAAATTTGGAATTCAATCAGCAGTTGTGTCCACCACCACTTCTTGATATTCCCTCTGGTAGCTTACTTGATATTCCTGCGAGAAGCCTGTTGGCACAGGGTCTTAATTCTGCCTATTATAGTCGGTCATTCCTCTCAACGGTGCATCCAACCAAGCGTATGCGAGGCTCCGAGTCTGTGTTCTCTGGTTTAAATGATGATTCTTCTCCATTAAAAAATGATGATTCTTTCCCAAGCTGCCATCAATATCAGAACGATGGTTCTTTGCTTGCTCAGTCCTTGGGGTTTTCATCTTCATATTATCGAAATCTAACATCTGATCATCACCCGGCATCCTTGGGTGTAATTCCTGGCAGCCATGCCCATTTAAATGGCAACTCCTCTTCTTCAGAGCCCTCACGGGCAAAGAAGCTCGAGCTCCCTTCACTCCAAAGTCAGATGGCAAGTTGGGGCTTATCTTCTTCCCCTCTTCCTTCACTCGAGTCCGTTGATACTTTGATTCAGTCCCCTCCAACTGACCAGACTGAATCATGCAATCTGTCACCTAGGAACAGCGGTCTGTTGGACGCTGTACTTTATGAAGCACAAACTATGAGAGCTTCAAAGAATAACTTGCAGCAGGAGAGTTCCGGTGATGTGGTGGATAATTCATGTCCAGATCTCCATGAGACTGGGTGGGAAACATATGGTGATCCAATCTCTCCTTTAGGTCATTCTGCTGCATCTGTGTTTAGTGAATACACCCCTACTAGTGGAAGCTCATCAGAGGAGCCCCAGTTAGTGACGATGCCAG GTTGCAAGGTTAAGCAGGAGAAGTTTGACTTCGGGCCCTATGATGGGAAGGATGACGCCTCAAACCCGATCTTTTCCAGGCCAGACTACTTGCTTGACTCCAATTGTTTCAGTCCTATGCAGAACTATGTGAGAACCATTTGGCGCTGA
- the LOC104234805 gene encoding cyclin-dependent kinase C-2-like, which produces MAIAAPEQLNLTEAPTWGSRTVDCFEKLEQIGEGTYGQVYMAKEIRTGEIVALKKIRMDNEREGFPITAIREIKILKKLHHENVINLKEIVTSPGPEKDEQGRPDGNKYKGGIYMVFEYMDHDLTGLADRPGMRFSVPQIKCYMKQLLTGLHYCHVNQVLHRDIKGSNLLIDNKGNLKLADFGLARSFSNDHNANLTNRVITLWYRPPELLLGTTKYGPAVDMWSVGCIFAELLHGKPIFPGKDEPEQLNKIFELCGAPDEVNWPGVSKIPWYNNFKPSRPLKRRLREVFRHFDRHALELLDKMLTLDPSQRISAKDALDAEYFWTDPLPCDPKSLPTYEASHEFQTKKKRQQQRQHEEAAKRQKLHHQQQHGRLPPVQQSGQGHPQMRPGPNPPLHAPQPQVAGGPSHHYGKPHGPPAGPSRYPAGANPSGGYGHPTRGQGGAYGSGRYPPQGRGSQYGSGGMPAAGPRGGGGSSYGVGGSNYPPYGASGTGRGSNVNRNQQQYNWQQ; this is translated from the exons ATGGCGATAGCTGCACCGGAACAGCTGAACCTTACGGAAGCTCCAACATGGGGATCTCGGACCGTTGATTGTTTCGAGAAATTGGAGCAGATTGGTGAAGGCACTTACGG TCAAGTGTACATGGCTAAAGAAATTAGAACAGGGGAAATTGTTGCTTTGAAGAAGATACGCATGGACAACGAAAGAGAAGGG TTTCCAATAACTGCTATACGTGAAATCAAAATCTTGAAGAAGCTGCACCATGAAAATGTGATTAATCTGAAAGAGATTGTAACATCTCCAG GTCCTGAGAAGGATGAGCAAGGGAGGCCAG ATGGTAACAAGTATAAAGGTGGAATCTACATGGTCTTTGAGTACATGGACCATGATTTGACTGGGCTTGCTGATCGTCCTGGAATGAGATTTTCAGTTCCGCAGATTAAG TGTTACATGAAACAGCTTTTGACGGGACTTCACTATTGTCATGTGAATCAAGTGCTTCATCGTGATATTAAAG GTTCCAATCTTCTGATTGACAACAAAGGCAATTTGAAGCTTGCCGATTTTGGGCTTGCTCGATCCTTCTCAAATGATCACAATGCAAATCTTACAAATCGTGTAATTACTTTATGGTACAG ACCACCTGAGCTGCTTCTTGGGACCACAAAGTATGGTCCAGCCGTTGATATGTGGTCGGTTGGTTGCATCTTCGCTGAGCTACTTCATGGAAAACCAATCTTTCCAGGGAAGGATGAG CCAGAGCAGTTGAATAAGATTTTTGAGCTGTGTGGTGCTCCAGATGAGGTTAATTGGCCTGGAGTTTCCAAGATTCCATGGTATAACAATTTCAAACCATCAAGGCCATTGAAAAGACGTCTAAGGGAGGTTTTCAGACA CTTTGATCGACATGCTTTGGAGTTGCTTGACAAGATGCTGACCCTGGACCCGTCTCAG AGAATTTCAGCCAAGGATGCACTTGATGCCGAGTATTTCTGGACTGATCCATTACCATGCGATCCAAAGAG TTTGCCAACCTATGAAGCTTCACATGAGTTCCAGACAAAGAAAAAGCGTCAGCAGCAGAGGCAGCACGAAGAAGCAGCTAAACGCCAAAAACTGCATCACCAGCAGCAGCATGGTCGGCTTCCACCGGTTCAGCAGTCAGGGCAGGGACATCCTCAAATGAGACCAGGCCCAAATCCCCCATTGCATGCACCCCAACCTCAGGTTGCTGGCGGACCGAGCCACCACTACGGCAAGCCGCATGGACCTCCAGCAGGGCCAAGCAGATATCCAGCTGGAGCAAATCCTTCTGGAGGATATGGTCACCCTACTCGTGGCCAAGGTGGAGCTTATGGCAGTGGTCGCTATCCACCTCAAGGAAGGGGTTCCCAATATGGTTCAGGAGGAATGCCTGCTGCTGGTCCCCGGGGAGGTGGAGGTAGCAGTTATGGTGTCGGAGGTTCAAATTATCCTCCATATGGAGCTTCTGGCACTGGACGTGGCTCAAATGTGAATCGCAaccaacaacaatataattggCAGCAGTAA
- the LOC104234803 gene encoding transcription factor GAMYB-like isoform X2: MTSNVGVDSPSVEEACGGGNTGGGLPLKKGPWTSAEDAILVDYVTKHGEGNWNAVQKHSGLARCGKSCRLRWANHLRPDLKKGAFTPEEERRIIELHAKMGNKWARMAADLPGRTDNEIKNYWNTRIKRRQRAGLPVYPPDICFQAISENKQNEELGAFSSTDAQYPDFLPMNNYEIPAVEFKNLEFNQQLCPPPLLDIPSGSLLDIPARSLLAQGLNSAYYSRSFLSTVHPTKRMRGSESVFSGLNDDSSPLKNDDSFPSCHQYQNDGSLLAQSLGFSSSYYRNLTSDHHPASLGVIPGSHAHLNGNSSSSEPSRAKKLELPSLQSQMASWGLSSSPLPSLESVDTLIQSPPTDQTESCNLSPRNSGLLDAVLYEAQTMRASKNNLQQESSGDVVDNSCPDLHETGWETYGDPISPLGHSAASVFSEYTPTSGSSSEEPQLVTMPGCKVKQEKFDFGPYDGKDDASNPIFSRPDYLLDSNCFSPMQNYVRTIWR; this comes from the exons ATGACATCAAATGTTGGTGTGGATTCGCCATCTGTCGAAGAAGCCTGTGGTGGAGGAAATACCGGAGGAGGTCTACCACTAAAAAAAGGCCCCTGGACTTCTGCAGAAGATGCAATTTTAGTGGATTACGTCACGAAACACGGTGAGGGGAACTGGAATGCCGTCCAGAAGCACTCAGGACTTGCTCGATGTGGTAAAAGTTGCCGTTTGCGGTGGGCCAATCACCTGAGACCAGATTTAAAGAAAGGCGCTTTCACTCCTGAGGAAGAGCGCCGCATAATTGAACTGCATGCTAAGATGGGAAACAAATGGGCACGAATGGCTGCTGAT TTGCCCGGGCGCACAGATAATGAGATAAAGAACTACTGGAATACCAGAATAAAGAGACGACAGCGTGCAGGCTTGCCAGTTTACCCTCCAGATATTTGTTTTCAGGCAATTAGCGAAAACAAGCAAAATGAGGAGTTGGGTGCATTCTCCTCTACAGATGCACAATATCCTGATTTCTTACCAATGAACAATTATGAGATTCCAGCAGTGGAGTTCAAAAATTTGGAATTCAATCAGCAGTTGTGTCCACCACCACTTCTTGATATTCCCTCTGGTAGCTTACTTGATATTCCTGCGAGAAGCCTGTTGGCACAGGGTCTTAATTCTGCCTATTATAGTCGGTCATTCCTCTCAACGGTGCATCCAACCAAGCGTATGCGAGGCTCCGAGTCTGTGTTCTCTGGTTTAAATGATGATTCTTCTCCATTAAAAAATGATGATTCTTTCCCAAGCTGCCATCAATATCAGAACGATGGTTCTTTGCTTGCTCAGTCCTTGGGGTTTTCATCTTCATATTATCGAAATCTAACATCTGATCATCACCCGGCATCCTTGGGTGTAATTCCTGGCAGCCATGCCCATTTAAATGGCAACTCCTCTTCTTCAGAGCCCTCACGGGCAAAGAAGCTCGAGCTCCCTTCACTCCAAAGTCAGATGGCAAGTTGGGGCTTATCTTCTTCCCCTCTTCCTTCACTCGAGTCCGTTGATACTTTGATTCAGTCCCCTCCAACTGACCAGACTGAATCATGCAATCTGTCACCTAGGAACAGCGGTCTGTTGGACGCTGTACTTTATGAAGCACAAACTATGAGAGCTTCAAAGAATAACTTGCAGCAGGAGAGTTCCGGTGATGTGGTGGATAATTCATGTCCAGATCTCCATGAGACTGGGTGGGAAACATATGGTGATCCAATCTCTCCTTTAGGTCATTCTGCTGCATCTGTGTTTAGTGAATACACCCCTACTAGTGGAAGCTCATCAGAGGAGCCCCAGTTAGTGACGATGCCAG GTTGCAAGGTTAAGCAGGAGAAGTTTGACTTCGGGCCCTATGATGGGAAGGATGACGCCTCAAACCCGATCTTTTCCAGGCCAGACTACTTGCTTGACTCCAATTGTTTCAGTCCTATGCAGAACTATGTGAGAACCATTTGGCGCTGA
- the LOC104234804 gene encoding LOW QUALITY PROTEIN: fructose-bisphosphate aldolase-lysine N-methyltransferase, chloroplastic (The sequence of the model RefSeq protein was modified relative to this genomic sequence to represent the inferred CDS: substituted 3 bases at 3 genomic stop codons), whose translation MVISHRVKLSNTWRPPCSVLTVIRRLRCKFTFSTCCSECDDFLPWLEHKAGLEISSLLSIGNSAHYGKSLVAGHPIKPGDCLFKVPYNVQLAPDNLPKGIDTLFGDNVSNAAKVALLILYEQKLGHKSEWAPXITRRPRLEHMHNTIFWDDNELQMIQPSSLYHQTIMHKLFVEQEFLTIKKADFVQDVLTLEDFKYAFSLVTSRAWESSRGVSMIPFADFANHSDLSETIVLSNEEEQLSEVIADYSYAPGDEVLIRYGKFSNARLLLDFGFTLPCNKYEQVQVELSIPHEGNLRQLKLELLSRHKMLILKDVNGLSSSENSFALKEVRGYAHDGQGRGIPQSMRAFARVLCSSSLQXINDLAEEAAENDGRLARRPLKDKSREIEAHQFLQXKINEIIEEYNASIKSLELPATLCMVGKHDLRRQMAQCLLIGELRVLKSAALWLENYCATLFKV comes from the coding sequence ATGGTAATCTCCCACAGAGTCAAATTATCAAACACCTGGCGACCACCATGCTCAGTCCTCACCGTCATCCGTCGGCTCCGCTGCAAATTCACCTTCTCCACTTGTTGTTCAGAGTGTGATGACTTTTTGCCGTGGTTGGAACACAAGGCTGGGTTGGAGATATCTTCCTTGCTTTCAATTGGAAACTCCGCTCACTACGGAAAATCACTCGTTGCTGGTCACCCTATAAAACCAGGCGATTGCTTGTTCAAGGTTCCTTACAATGTGCAATTGGCCCCTGATAATCTCCCCAAAGGTATCGATACTTTATTCGGAGATAATGTAAGTAATGCCGCTAAAGTTGCCTTACTCATTCTATATGAGCAGAAGTTGGGACACAAATCTGAATGGGCCCCTTAAATTACTCGTCGTCCCCGGCTTGAACATATGCATAACACAATATTCTGGGATGACAATGAGCTACAGATGATTCAACCGAGTTCATTATATCACCAAACAATTATGCATAAGTTGTTTGTTGAACAAGAATTTCTAACAATTAAGAAGGCCGATTTTGTACAAGATGTGTTAACGTTAGAGGACTTTAAATATGCATTCTCTTTAGTTACATCGCGAGCATGGGAAAGCTCTCGGGGTGTATCTATGATTCCTTTTGCAGATTTTGCAAATCATAGTGACCTTTCGGAGACGATTGTATTAAGTAATGAAGAGGAACAGCTCTCAGAGGTTATTGCGGATTACAGTTATGCTCCTGGTGATGAGGTGCTCATAAGATATGGAAAGTTTTCAAATGCAAGACTccttttggattttggatttacTCTTCCTTGTAATAAGTACGAACAGGTTCAAGTTGAGCTGAGTATACCTCATGAGGGCAACCTACGTCAGTTGAAGTTGGAGCTTTTGAGTAGACATAAGATGCTAATTCTTAAAGATGTCAATGGATTAAGCTCTTCTGAGAACTCGTTCGCGCTCAAGGAGGTTAGGGGGTATGCTCATGACGGTCAAGGTAGGGGAATTCCACAGTCAATGCGTGCATTCGCCCGTGTTTTGTGCTCCAGTTCTCTACAATAGATAAATGATTTGGCAGAGGAAGCTGCGGAAAATGATGGTCGACTGGCTCGGCGTCCACTCAAGGACAAGAGCAGAGAGATTGAAGCACATCAGTTTTTGCAATAAAAAATCAATGAGATAATAGAAGAGTATAATGCATCTATTAAGTCATTGGAGCTGCCTGCTACTCTCTGTATGGTTGGGAAACATGATCTGCGGAGACAAATGGCTCAATGCCTTCTCATTGGTGAGCTTCGTGTACTGAAATCTGCTGCACTATGGCTGGAAAATTATTGTGCAACTTTATTCAAAGTTTAG